The Drechmeria coniospora strain ARSEF 6962 chromosome 02, whole genome shotgun sequence genome has a segment encoding these proteins:
- a CDS encoding mitochondrial import inner membrane translocase subunit tim23 has protein sequence MSSLWNALTGGGKPSHPQQQQQQQQQQQQPLSTTSTSPSSFSNFDPSQGQGVESFLQSSSFADPSQLHPLAGLNKDTLEYLTLEDSVLSDLPGGQSVLPSRGFTDDLCYGTGITYLTALSIGGAWGLQEGLRRSANQPPKLRLNSVLNAVTRRGPFLGNSAGVVAIVYNCINSLIGSLRGRHDAANSVLAGGLSGMVFKSTKGVRPMMISGAIVSCVAGVWAIARRSFFPVPEPAAPLEQL, from the exons ATGTCGTCGCTCTGGAACGCTCTCACAGGAGGCGGCAAGCCTTCGCAcccccagcagcagcagcagcagcagcagcagcagcaacagccaCTCTCGACAACATCgacctcgccatcgtcgttcAGCAACTTTGACCCTtcccaaggccaaggcgtcGAATCCTTCCTCCAGAGCTCCTCCTTTGCCGACCCTTCACAACTACACCCCCTCGCGGGGCTCAACAAGGACACGCTCGAGTACCTCACGCTCGAGGACTCGGTCCTCTCGGACCTCCCCGGCGGCCAGTCCGTCCTGCCGTCCCGCGGCTTCACCGACGACCTCTGCTACGGCACGGGCATCACATACCTCACGGCGCTGTCGATAGGAGGCGCCTGGGGCCTGCAGGAGGGCCTGCGGAGGTCGGCCAACCAGCCGCCGAAGCTGCGGCTCAACTCGGTGCTGAACGCGGTGACGAGGCGGGGCCCGTTCCTCGGCaactcggccggcgtcgtcgccatcgtgtACAACTGCATCAACTCGCTCATCGGAAGCCTGCGTGGCCGACACGACGCGGCCAACAGCGTGCTCGCCGGCGGGCTCAGCGGCATGGTGTTCAAGAGCACCAAGGGCGTGCGGCCGATGATGATCTCGGGCGCCATCGTCAGCTGCGTGGCTGGCGTCTGGGCG ATTGCTCGACGGTCCTTCTTCCCCGTGCCCGAACCCGCAGCTCCGTTGGAACAGCTCTAG
- a CDS encoding matrix AAA protease MAP-1 has translation MSRLLRQPSQFLRLARFSQQANLQRSLYRSVASRPIFIRPCSTPYGTRPRFYSSKSPQPEEESKPSENNRSEKKASIEKDGEGEAEQHGKPEASKPPSAPLPEGWIRLSKEEIEQLHGFKDVLPEAQRQTMKDILTGLEQTGAPGEVRDLLQKMRKGPGNLSILDKGRLMRCVFMMAERLAEWEVEQQSKGNGMFNQNKVGKDQNKEGEQAKGHEAGETPRAGETKSHSQGPGQQPPKKGGSTWGDILQTALILGVSLWAFELLSKPFSEKEITWQEMRKAFLDKGLVQKLVVINGNQVRVELHPDASEATSENGSRRTYLFSIGSVESFEKKLEEAQDQLGIPQSERIPVSYETGGSAVSNLLMAFGPTLLFIGLILWTQRSMGGRGGGGGMFNFGKSKAKKFNAESSVKVKFADVAGLEEAKVEIMEFVSFLKQPEKFEKLGAKIPRGAILAGPPGTGKTLLAKATAGESGVPFFSVSGSEFVEMFVGVGPSRVRDLFAEGRKNAPCIIFIDEIDAIGRARQDSGRGFGGNDEREATLNQILTEMDGFNTREQVVVLAGTNRADVLDKALMRPGRFDRHIYIDRPTMSGRKEIFKVYLNKIVTKEDQEHLIGRLATLTPGFSGADIANVVNEAALIAARGNADDVKMEHFERAIERVIGGLERKSLVLKPEEKKTVAYHEAGHAICGWFLRNADPLLKVSIIPRGQGALGYAQYLPQDAYLMNTDQLMDRMAMTMGGRVSEELHFPTVTTGASDDFKKVSSMARNMVTQWGMSEKVGPVHFENDPNRMVKPFAEATAQQIDQEVQRIVEQAYKRCKDLLTEKKKEVGLVAEELLKKEMLVRDDMVRILGKRPFDDNEDFEKYFGGGKEESTPPPFPSEETDTVNDPPAPSPAPAFQQLAEGKTHEMR, from the exons ATGTCGAGGCTTCTTCGGCAACCGAGCCAGTTCCTGCGACTCGCTCGATTCTCGCAGCAGGCGAACCTCCAGCGGAGCCTGTACCGATCGGTTGCCTCTCGACCGATATTCATACGGCCTTGCTCGACCCCGTACGGCACCCGACCTCGATTTTACTCGTCAAAGTCGCCACAacccgaggaggagagcaAGCCGAGCGAGAATAACAGAAGCGAAAAAAAGGCAAGCATAGAAAAGGACGGAGAGGGTGAAGCTGAGCAGCATGGAAAGCCCGAGGCTTCCaagccgccctcggcccccCTGCCGGAAGGCTGGATACGACTGTCAAAGGAGGAAATCGAGCAGCTGCACGGCTTCAAGGATGTTTTGCCCGAGGCGCAGAGACAAACGATGAAAGATATCCTCACCGGTCTCGAGCAGACGGGTGCGCCCGGAGAAGTGCGAGACCTGCTCCAGAAGATGCGAAAAGGACCCGGCAACCTGTCGATTCTCGACAAGGGTCGCCTCATGCGATGCGTCTTCATGATGGCCGAGCGGTTAGCCGAGTGGGAGGTGGAGCAGCAGAGCAAAGGAAACGGCATGTTCAACCAAAACAAGGTCGGAAAGGACCAGAACAAGGAAGGCGAGCAGGCAAAGGGccacgaggccggcgagacgCCGAGAGCTGGCGAGACGAAATCACACTCGCAAGGACCCGGCCAGCAACCGCCAAAGAAAGGAGGCAGCACTTGGGGGGATATCTTGCAGACGGCCCTCATTCTAGGCGTCAGTCTCTGGGCCTTTGAGCTGCTCAGCAAGCCCTTTTCGGAAAAGGAGATCACGTGGCAGGAAATGAGGAAAGCGTTCCTCGACAAGGGCCTCGTTCAGAAGCTCGTCGTGATCAACGGCAATCAAGTACGAGTTGAGCTGCACCCGGACGCGTCCGAGGCGACGTCCGAGAACGGCTCCCGACGGACGTACCTGTTCTCCATCGGATCCGTCGAGTCCTTTGAGAAGAAGCTCGAGGAAGCTCAGGACCAGCTGGGCATTCCGCAATCCGAGAGGATACCGGTCAGCTACGAGACgggcggcagcgccgtcaGCAACCTCCTGATGGCTTTCGGACCTACCCTCCTGTTCATCGGTCTCATTCTCTGGACCCAGCGGTCCATGggtggccgcggcggcggcggaggcatGTTCAACTTTGGCAAGAGCAAGGCGAAGAAGTTCAACGCCGAGAGCTCGGTCAAGGTCAAGTTTGCCGATGTCGCGGGtctcgaggaggccaaggtggAGATTATGGAATTCGTCAGCTTCTTGAAGCAGCCCGAGAAGTTTGAGAAACTCGGCGCCAAGATCCCTCGcggcgccatcctcgccggcccgcccggcacgggcaagacgctcctcgccaaggccacggccggcgagTCTGGCGTGCCCTTCTTCAGCGTCAGCGGCTCCGAGTTTGTGGAAATGTTCGTCGGCGTTGGCCCCTCTCGCGTGCGTGACCTGTTCGCCGAGGGCCGCAAGAATGCGCCGTGCATCATCTTCATCGACGAAATCGACGCCATCGGAAGGGCACGCCAGGACAGCGGCCGAGGATTCGGGGGCAACGACGAGCGGGAGGCGACCCTCAACCAGATCCTCACCGAGATGGACGGCTTCAACACGCGAGAGCAGGTTGTCGTCTTGGCCGGCACCAATCgcgccgacgtcctcgacaaggcgCTGATGCGACCGGGTCGTTTCGACCGACACATCTACATCgaccggccgacgatgagcggACGAAAGGAGATCTTCAAGGTCTACCTGAACAAGATCGTGACCAAGGAAGACCAGGAACACCTCATCGGCCGGCTGGCCACGTTGACGCCCGGCTTCTCCGGTGCCGACATTGCCAACGTCGTCAACGAGGCCGCCCTCATCG cggCGCGGGGcaatgccgacgacgtcaagaTGGAACACTTTGAACGCGCCATCGAGCGCGTCAttggcggcctcgagcgcaAGTCCCTCGTGCTGAAGCcggaggagaagaagacggTGGCGTACCACGAGGCCGGCCACGCCATCTGCGGCTGGTTTCTTCGCAACGCGGACCCCCTGCTCAAGGTCTCCATCATCCCTCGCGGGCAAGGCGCCCTGGGCTACGCCCAGTACCTGCCGCAGGATGCGTACCTCATGAACACGGACCAGCTGATGGACcgcatggccatgacgatgGGTGGCCGCGTCTCCGAAGAGCTCCACTTCCCGACGGTCACGACGGGCGCGAGCGACGACTTCAAGAAggtgtcgtcgatggcgcgCAACATGGTGACGCAGTGGGGCATGTCGGAAAAGGTCGGGCCCGTGCATTTCGAGAACGACCCGAACCGGATGGTGAAGCCGTTtgcggaggcgacggcgcagcAGATCGACCAGGAAGTTCAGCGGATCGTGGAGCAGGCCTACAAGCGATGCAAGGACCTGCTgacggagaagaagaaggaggtgggcctcgtggccgaggagctgcttAAGAAGGAGATGCTCGTCCGCGACGACATGGTGCGCATCCTGGGCAAGCGACCCTTTGACGACAACGAGGACTTTGAGAAGTACTTTGGAGGCGGCAAGGAGGAgagcacgccgccgccgttcccgTCGGAGGAGACGGACACGGTCAACGACCCGCCCGcaccatcgccggcgccggctttccagcagctcgccgagggcaagaCGCACGAGATGAGGTGA